A stretch of Brassica napus cultivar Da-Ae chromosome C6, Da-Ae, whole genome shotgun sequence DNA encodes these proteins:
- the LOC106391365 gene encoding E3 ubiquitin-protein ligase SINA-like 10, giving the protein MARFSVSGGDDGEGSSNHQSRKRQRLPSIDEDEETAGSSGEEDEEDDRQIESMSDDSDREVVIEEARRIAEDPVTSQISSSKDSSLSVTLLDPDVLDCPICCEPLKAPIFQCDNGHLACSVCCAKVRNICPSCTLPVGYIRCRAMEKVIETSRVSCTNAKYGCKEKMLYGNRFSHEKLCVFPPCSCPVLNCNYTGYYKDLNSHVRAKHKDEVIPFVWDVSVTIRLDKTTILQEEKDGEVMVVQVFRGLHVVYVVVTCIAPSAREVGCFSYYLVTVPLAVDGSLVQRSMMKNIQKLSNEQPEDGFMVIPSYMLSGSSRILLGRGRAYGHA; this is encoded by the exons ATGGCGAGATTCTCAGTTTCTGGAGGAGACGACGGAGAAGGATCAAGCAACCATCAATCCCGCAAACGGCAGCGACTTCCTTCCAtcgatgaagatgaagaaacagCCGGAAGTTCCggtgaagaagacgaagaagatgatcgTCAAATTGAATCCATGAGCGATGACAGCGATCGTGAAGTGGTAATAGAAGAGGCAAGACGAATTGCTGAAGATCCCGTAACAAGCCAGATCTCTTCGAGCAAAGATTCTTCTCTTTCCGTAACGCTTTTGGATCCAGATGTTCTCGATTGCCCTATTTGCTGCGAGCCCCTCAAGGCTCCCATCTTTCAG TGTGATAATGGTCATCTAGCTTGTTCTGTGTGCTGCGCCAAAGTCAGGAACATATGTCCGTCCTGCACGTTACCCGTCGGTTATATTCGCTGCAGAGCCATGGAGAAGGTCATAGAAACATCTAGAGTCTCATGTACCAACGCCAAGTACGGGTGTAAGGAGAAAATGTTATATGGTAATCGATTTAGCCACGAGAAGCTTTGTGTTTTCCCCCCGTGTTCCTGCCCCGTACTTAACTGCAACTACACTGGCTATTACAAGGATCTCAACAGCCACGTACGTGCTAAACACAAAGACGAGGTGATTCCTTTTGTCTGGGACGTTTCTGTAACCATTAGATTGGATAAGACCACAATCCTTCAGGAAGAAAAGGATGGGGAAGTGATGGTAGTTCAAGTTTTCAGGGGTTTGCACGTTGTGTATGTCGTTGTGACCTGTATTGCACCTTCGGCACGGGAAGTGGGATGCTTCTCATACTATCTGGTAACTGTACCTCTAGCCGTCGATGGCTCACTAGTCCAGCGATCCATGATGaagaacattcagaaattgagTAATGAACAACCAGAAGATGGTTTCATGGTGATTCCTTCCTATATGTTGTCTGGTAGTTCGCGGATTTTACTTGGCCGTGGCCGGGCTTATGGTCATGCCTGA
- the BNAC06G12260D gene encoding uncharacterized protein BNAC06G12260D, giving the protein MGDHLVLVVDKLSSNSGLVALQVDTVKEDDASAGTDDVCKREFVQCRICHDEDEDSNMDTPCSCSGTLKFAHHHCIQRWCNEKGDTLCEICRQQYKPGYTAPRQLFHYTGISMNFRSDWGIEALDLRNPYFLTDDHELYSFHSPTSLVCCRVIALLFIFLLFLRHSLPVLLGGIDDFSLTLLLLPLLKTLGILLVAYFLVKSFTAIQRCRQERDTRFSGFSSDEETAPPWILPERPELQVPVN; this is encoded by the exons ATGGGAGATCATTTAGTGTTGGTGGTTGATAAGTTATCGAGCAATTCTGGTCTCGTAGCGTTACAGGTAGACACAGTTAAGGAAGATGATGCATCTGCAGGAACCGATGATGTATGTAAGAGAGAATTTGTACAATGCAGGATTtgtcatgatgaagatgaagattcCAACATGGATACTCCCTGTTCTTGTTCCGGAACATTAAAG TTTGCACATCATCATTGCATCCAGAGATGGTGCAACGAGAAAGGTGACACCTTATGTGAAATTTGCCGTCAG CAATATAAACCTGGTTACACAGCTCCCCGCCAATTGTTTCACTACACAGGCATCTCTATGAACTTCAG GAGTGATTGGGGAATAGAGGCACTAGATCTTCGTAACCCTTATTTTCTTACCGATGATCACGAGCTTTATTCGTTTCATAGCCCCACGAGCTTGGTTTGTTGTCGTGTAATTGCCTTGCTG TTCATCTTTCTACTGTTCTTGCGCCATTCTCTTCCAGTTCTTTTAGGTGGAATCGATGATTTCTCGTTAACTTTGCTTCTG TTGCCATTATTGAAAACATTGGGAATCTTGCTGGTTGCATATTTCTTAGTCAAGTCATTCACAGCTATACAACGTTGCAGGCAAGAAAGA GATACGAGATTCTCTGGTTTCTCTTCTGATGAAGAAACTGCGCCGCCTTGGATATTGCCCGAACGACCTGAACTGCAGGTTCCCGTAAACTAA
- the LOC106391785 gene encoding probable S-adenosylmethionine-dependent methyltransferase At5g38100 isoform X2 yields the protein MINTVTTIIRHIKTCFLANIYMCMEQKAAINSVGEKTRQCIIEKLDLPLNSDLGTFRIADYGCSIGPNTFHVVQSIIDAVKFKQLEGKNETSLMPLEFQVFFNDQPNNDFNTLFITQPPSSEREYFSAGVPGSFHGQVLPRNTVHIGHTSYTTHWLSDVPENVDDKNSPAWNKNYIQCNNSIEEVTKSYKVQFTKDMKLFLEARAEEIVPGGLMIVLGQCLPDGVPLLKTYQGILVDTIGDCLMDMAKSGLTSEEKIGLFTIPAYFPQFSELETEIEKNRSFTIETMESVRHPLEDIPLSNHFLISMFRAILSTIIKEHFGEDVIDELFDRVAKKLAKYPIDFKECEKNVTYFILLKRK from the exons ATGATCAACACAGTTACAACAATAATTCGTCATATCAA AACATGTTTTCTAGCTAACATctatatgtgcatggaacagaAAGCAGCTATAAATAGCGTTGGAGAAAAGACAAGGCAATGCATCATAGAAAAGCTCGATCTCCCTCTGAATTCTGATCTTGGTACTTTTAGAATTGCCGATTATGGTTGTTCCATTGGACCTAACACGTTTCATGTTGTTCAAAGCATCATTGATGCTGTGAAATTCAAACAACTGGAGGGCAAAAACGAAACAAGCCTTATGCCTCTCGAATTCCAGGTGTTCTTCAACGATCAACCCAACAATGACTTCAACACACTCTTTATAACCCAACCTCCTTCATCTGAGCGGGAATATTTCTCGGCCGGAGTTCCAGGGTCCTTCCATGGCCAAGTGTTACCAAGGAACACCGTCCACATTGGACACACTTCTTACACGACTCACTGGCTTTCCGATGTTCCCGAGAACGTAGATGACAAGAACTCTCCAGCTTGGAACAAAAATTACATTCAATGTAATAATTCAATCGAAGAAGTGACCAAATCTTACAAGGTCCAGTTCACAAAAGACATGAAGCTTTTTCTTGAAGCTAGAGCAGAAGAGATAGTTCCAGGGGGATTGATGATCGTTCTAGGACAATGTTTACCAGATGGTGTCCCCTTGTTAAAGACATATCAGGGTATTTTGGTGGATACGATTGGTGATTGTCTTATGGATATGGCCAAATCG ggACTAACGAGCGAGGAAAAGATCGGGCTGTTCACCATTCCTGCGTATTTCCCACAATTTAGTGAATTAGAGACAGAGATTGAGAAAAATCGAAGCTTTACAATTGAGACTATGGAGAGTGTACGTCATCCATTGGAGGATATTCCgttatccaaccacttcttgaTTTCCATGTTTAGAGCTATTCTCAGCACGATCATAAAAGAACATTTCGGAGAAGATGTGATTGATGAGCTATTTGATCGGGTTGCTAAGAAACTCGCCAAGTACCCGATTGATTTTAAAGAGTGCGAGAAAAATGTGACCTACTTTATATTGCTCAAGCGAAAATGA
- the LOC106391785 gene encoding probable S-adenosylmethionine-dependent methyltransferase At5g38100 isoform X1: MSTFPRSYPMSGGDDQHSYNNNSSYQKAAINSVGEKTRQCIIEKLDLPLNSDLGTFRIADYGCSIGPNTFHVVQSIIDAVKFKQLEGKNETSLMPLEFQVFFNDQPNNDFNTLFITQPPSSEREYFSAGVPGSFHGQVLPRNTVHIGHTSYTTHWLSDVPENVDDKNSPAWNKNYIQCNNSIEEVTKSYKVQFTKDMKLFLEARAEEIVPGGLMIVLGQCLPDGVPLLKTYQGILVDTIGDCLMDMAKSGLTSEEKIGLFTIPAYFPQFSELETEIEKNRSFTIETMESVRHPLEDIPLSNHFLISMFRAILSTIIKEHFGEDVIDELFDRVAKKLAKYPIDFKECEKNVTYFILLKRK, translated from the exons ATGTCAACATTTCCTCGATCGTACCCGATGAGCGGTGGTGATGATCAACACAGTTACAACAATAATTCGTCATATCAA aAAGCAGCTATAAATAGCGTTGGAGAAAAGACAAGGCAATGCATCATAGAAAAGCTCGATCTCCCTCTGAATTCTGATCTTGGTACTTTTAGAATTGCCGATTATGGTTGTTCCATTGGACCTAACACGTTTCATGTTGTTCAAAGCATCATTGATGCTGTGAAATTCAAACAACTGGAGGGCAAAAACGAAACAAGCCTTATGCCTCTCGAATTCCAGGTGTTCTTCAACGATCAACCCAACAATGACTTCAACACACTCTTTATAACCCAACCTCCTTCATCTGAGCGGGAATATTTCTCGGCCGGAGTTCCAGGGTCCTTCCATGGCCAAGTGTTACCAAGGAACACCGTCCACATTGGACACACTTCTTACACGACTCACTGGCTTTCCGATGTTCCCGAGAACGTAGATGACAAGAACTCTCCAGCTTGGAACAAAAATTACATTCAATGTAATAATTCAATCGAAGAAGTGACCAAATCTTACAAGGTCCAGTTCACAAAAGACATGAAGCTTTTTCTTGAAGCTAGAGCAGAAGAGATAGTTCCAGGGGGATTGATGATCGTTCTAGGACAATGTTTACCAGATGGTGTCCCCTTGTTAAAGACATATCAGGGTATTTTGGTGGATACGATTGGTGATTGTCTTATGGATATGGCCAAATCG ggACTAACGAGCGAGGAAAAGATCGGGCTGTTCACCATTCCTGCGTATTTCCCACAATTTAGTGAATTAGAGACAGAGATTGAGAAAAATCGAAGCTTTACAATTGAGACTATGGAGAGTGTACGTCATCCATTGGAGGATATTCCgttatccaaccacttcttgaTTTCCATGTTTAGAGCTATTCTCAGCACGATCATAAAAGAACATTTCGGAGAAGATGTGATTGATGAGCTATTTGATCGGGTTGCTAAGAAACTCGCCAAGTACCCGATTGATTTTAAAGAGTGCGAGAAAAATGTGACCTACTTTATATTGCTCAAGCGAAAATGA